In Anaerolineae bacterium, one DNA window encodes the following:
- the hemC gene encoding hydroxymethylbilane synthase, translated as MDTTPTLVFATRPSALARWQTHWVIRALQDAHPGLTCREEIIVTRGDRVLDRPLPEIGGKGLFTQELEAALLSGRVHAAVHSLKDLPTAIPPSLTVGAVPARAEVRDALVSAHGYTLATLPQGAVVGTSSLRRAAQLLALRPDLHIRPLRGNVDTRVRKALSKQYDAIVLAGAGLTRLGLTGHVTQWLPLEVVLPAPGQGALAVQCRADDRATLRLLQAVDDAATRAAVAAERAFLAALGGGCAVPVAAYAQWVAPERLRLTGFVGATDGSGFWRGQMEGAEPAALGRALAEQALAQGARQWLG; from the coding sequence ATGGACACCACGCCCACCCTCGTTTTCGCCACCCGACCTTCGGCCCTGGCACGCTGGCAGACCCACTGGGTCATCCGGGCGTTGCAGGACGCGCATCCCGGCTTGACCTGCCGCGAGGAGATCATCGTGACCCGGGGCGACCGGGTGCTCGACCGACCGCTTCCTGAAATCGGCGGCAAGGGCCTGTTCACCCAGGAACTGGAAGCGGCGCTGTTGAGCGGTCGGGTACACGCGGCGGTGCACTCGTTGAAGGATTTGCCCACCGCCATACCGCCCAGTTTGACCGTGGGGGCGGTGCCCGCCCGGGCTGAAGTGCGCGACGCTTTGGTCTCGGCGCACGGCTACACCCTGGCGACGTTGCCCCAGGGCGCTGTGGTGGGCACTTCCAGCCTGCGCCGGGCCGCGCAGTTGCTGGCCCTGCGACCGGACCTGCACATCCGCCCCCTGCGCGGCAATGTGGACACCCGCGTGCGCAAAGCCCTCTCCAAGCAGTACGACGCCATTGTGCTGGCCGGCGCCGGCCTGACCCGGCTGGGATTGACCGGGCATGTGACCCAATGGCTGCCGTTGGAGGTCGTGTTACCCGCGCCGGGCCAAGGGGCGCTGGCCGTGCAATGCCGCGCCGACGACCGGGCCACGCTGCGCCTGTTACAGGCGGTGGACGACGCTGCCACCCGTGCGGCGGTCGCGGCGGAGCGCGCCTTCCTGGCTGCGTTGGGCGGAGGCTGTGCGGTGCCCGTGGCCGCCTACGCCCAATGGGTGGCGCCGGAGCGCTTGCGCCTGACCGGCTTCGTGGGCGCCACCGATGGCAGTGGCTTTTGGCGCGGCCAGATGGAAGGCGCCGAGCCTGCCGCTTTGGGGCGCGCTTTAGCCGAGCAGGCACTGGCCCAAGGGGCACGACAATGGTTGGGGTAA
- a CDS encoding glutamyl-tRNA reductase: MPPHIFCLGLNHRTADLALREQIAFSEEEIRAALSRLGCGTNGSRPAQVSEMVILSTCNRTEIYAVSPAEDVFAVLESFLTDTKGLSPAQLQGHLYRYRDGEAVAHLFRVAAGLDSLVLGEPQILGQVTRAWELARSQGTVRVVLGRLFQAAIHAGKRARTETTISHNPVSVASMAVHLAAQKVPDLATTRVLVLGAGEMAERATEALRKRGVTRLRVMNRTLSRAQALAQRWAAEATTFEHLLDGLAWADIVIASTGAPHTLIHRRHVIEILPARQGRPLVLLDIALPRDVDADVGTLPGVALYDLDALQHHLEDALSARRAAIPQVEAILAEEHAAFMAYLRTLDVAPIIRALREQAEAIRKAELERTLRKMPHLSEADRARLDALTKALTKKLLHAPTMTLKEAALGSHAAETASVARRLFGLETLSSQAESSSPS, encoded by the coding sequence ATGCCGCCGCACATTTTCTGCCTGGGACTCAATCACCGCACCGCAGACCTTGCCTTGCGCGAGCAAATCGCCTTTTCCGAAGAAGAGATCCGCGCCGCACTATCCCGTCTGGGCTGTGGGACCAACGGCAGCCGCCCGGCACAGGTCTCCGAGATGGTCATCCTTTCCACCTGCAACCGCACCGAAATCTACGCCGTTTCCCCCGCCGAAGATGTCTTTGCCGTGCTGGAGTCTTTCCTGACCGACACCAAAGGCCTGTCGCCCGCACAACTTCAGGGCCATCTGTATCGTTACCGCGATGGGGAGGCCGTGGCGCATCTGTTTCGGGTGGCTGCCGGGCTGGATTCGTTAGTGCTGGGCGAGCCGCAAATCCTGGGCCAGGTAACCCGCGCCTGGGAACTGGCCCGCAGTCAAGGCACCGTGCGGGTGGTGCTGGGCCGACTGTTCCAGGCCGCCATTCACGCCGGCAAACGCGCCCGCACCGAGACGACCATCAGCCACAACCCGGTCTCAGTCGCTTCTATGGCCGTGCACTTGGCCGCCCAAAAGGTGCCCGATCTGGCCACCACCCGGGTGCTGGTGCTGGGTGCGGGTGAAATGGCCGAGCGAGCCACCGAAGCCCTGCGCAAACGCGGCGTCACCCGCCTACGGGTGATGAACCGCACCCTGAGCCGCGCCCAGGCTCTGGCTCAGCGTTGGGCGGCCGAGGCCACGACTTTCGAGCACCTCCTGGACGGGTTGGCCTGGGCCGACATTGTCATCGCCTCGACCGGCGCACCTCACACCCTCATTCACCGCCGCCATGTCATCGAAATCCTGCCCGCACGCCAAGGGCGCCCTCTCGTTTTGCTGGACATCGCCCTTCCCCGTGATGTGGACGCCGATGTAGGCACGTTGCCTGGGGTGGCTCTGTACGACCTGGACGCCCTGCAACACCATCTGGAAGACGCGCTCTCCGCCCGTCGTGCCGCCATCCCCCAGGTGGAAGCCATCCTGGCCGAGGAACACGCCGCCTTTATGGCCTATCTGCGCACCTTGGATGTGGCGCCGATCATCCGGGCGTTGCGCGAACAGGCCGAGGCCATCCGTAAAGCCGAACTGGAACGCACCCTGCGCAAAATGCCTCACTTGAGCGAGGCCGACCGCGCCCGCCTGGATGCGCTGACCAAAGCCCTGACCAAGAAACTGCTCCACGCCCCCACAATGACGCTCAAAGAGGCGGCCTTAGGTTCCCATGCCGCCGAAACCGCCTCTGTGGCCCGGCGCCTGTTTGGTCTGGAAACCTTATCTTCCCAGGCCGAATCCTCATCCCCCTCCTAA
- a CDS encoding DUF2283 domain-containing protein translates to MTHEKKTPRSKYFAEEDILHLALSEGPEANSVELTPNIIAELGDQGELIGIEILNASTLLRDTLLESVQAKMLQLAA, encoded by the coding sequence ATGACGCATGAAAAGAAAACGCCTCGCTCGAAATACTTTGCCGAAGAGGACATTCTGCACCTTGCGCTTTCCGAAGGGCCGGAAGCCAACAGTGTTGAACTGACGCCGAACATCATTGCCGAACTCGGCGATCAGGGGGAACTCATCGGTATCGAGATTTTGAATGCCAGCACCCTTTTACGGGACACCTTGCTGGAGAGCGTCCAAGCCAAAATGCTCCAGTTAGCCGCGTAA